One genomic segment of uncultured Desulfobacter sp. includes these proteins:
- a CDS encoding class I SAM-dependent RNA methyltransferase has protein sequence MNIPKKAILQKGRGRIRKLAKLKYIYERESRYFAQVAESVKNLALKEIQELGGKNTQRVFRGIWFEADKSTFYKIVYLSRLVSRVLVPLVEFECKDKDEMYKGAKTIRWEEFLTPKKTFSISANVSESQITHSNFAGLRVKDAIADYFRDRTNRRPSVNTQAPWIMINVHVHKDRATISIDAGLGPLHKRGYREARVSAPMQETVAAAIIALSGWHGEEPLLDPMCGSGTLLCEALMHYSRIPAQIFREQFGFERLPDFNAREWEAVKAAADEAIRPLPRGLIRGSDIAEPSVEATKINLMGLHHGGEIDVNLSDFRQLSTVENTVIISNPPYGIRMGKDQNMKQFYNDFGRFLKEQCKSCTAYIYFGDPGFIKHVPLAPSWKKNLEIGGLDGKLVKYQLY, from the coding sequence TTGAATATACCCAAAAAGGCCATTCTCCAGAAGGGACGGGGCAGAATCCGGAAACTGGCCAAGCTTAAATATATTTACGAGCGGGAATCCCGCTATTTTGCCCAGGTGGCTGAAAGCGTCAAGAATCTGGCTTTGAAAGAAATCCAGGAACTTGGCGGAAAAAATACACAGCGCGTGTTCCGGGGCATCTGGTTTGAAGCGGATAAATCCACATTTTATAAAATAGTCTACCTTTCCCGCCTGGTGTCACGGGTACTTGTTCCCCTGGTCGAGTTTGAATGCAAGGACAAGGATGAAATGTACAAGGGCGCCAAAACAATTCGATGGGAAGAATTTTTAACGCCCAAAAAAACCTTTTCCATCTCCGCCAACGTGTCTGAATCGCAGATCACCCATTCTAATTTTGCAGGATTGAGGGTCAAGGACGCCATTGCCGATTATTTCAGGGACAGGACAAATCGCCGCCCTTCAGTAAATACCCAGGCACCCTGGATCATGATCAATGTTCACGTGCATAAAGATCGGGCCACCATTTCCATTGACGCCGGTTTAGGACCTTTACACAAGCGGGGATACAGGGAAGCCAGGGTTTCTGCCCCCATGCAGGAAACCGTGGCCGCAGCCATTATCGCCCTAAGCGGATGGCATGGAGAAGAACCTTTGCTGGATCCCATGTGCGGATCCGGGACTCTTCTGTGCGAAGCCTTGATGCACTATAGCCGGATTCCGGCCCAGATTTTTCGTGAACAGTTTGGATTTGAGCGTCTGCCGGATTTCAATGCCCGGGAATGGGAGGCGGTGAAAGCGGCGGCGGACGAAGCCATCCGGCCATTACCCAGGGGGCTAATCCGAGGCAGCGATATAGCCGAACCTTCCGTTGAAGCAACAAAAATAAACCTGATGGGACTGCACCATGGCGGAGAAATTGACGTAAACTTATCAGATTTCAGACAGCTGAGCACGGTCGAAAACACCGTCATTATTAGTAATCCTCCATACGGTATCCGCATGGGCAAAGACCAGAACATGAAACAATTTTACAACGATTTTGGCCGGTTTTTAAAGGAACAGTGCAAAAGCTGTACAGCCTATATCTATTTCGGCGACCCGGGCTTTATAAAACACGTCCCCTTGGCCCCATCCTGGAAAAAAAATCTGGAAATCGGAGGGTTGGATGGAAAGCTTGTAAAATACCAGTTATACTGA